A single genomic interval of Oligoflexus sp. harbors:
- the nrdG gene encoding anaerobic ribonucleoside-triphosphate reductase activating protein: MRYAFADVVFQEVPDEISLLFFICGCPHRCPGCHSASLWNAEQGDSLSLDVYGEWLDRYAGLVTCILFFGGEWWPEQLALLLKTAQGRGFKTCLYTGLERVSPEIQTHLDYLKTGPWNPRLGGLDQPGTNQRFLRLDTGEVLNSRFHR; the protein is encoded by the coding sequence ATGCGCTATGCCTTTGCTGATGTTGTATTTCAGGAAGTTCCCGACGAAATTTCCCTCCTTTTTTTTATCTGTGGCTGCCCGCATCGCTGCCCTGGCTGTCATTCGGCAAGCCTATGGAATGCCGAGCAGGGTGATTCCCTCAGTTTGGATGTTTATGGCGAATGGCTCGACCGTTATGCCGGTCTTGTCACGTGCATACTTTTTTTCGGCGGCGAGTGGTGGCCGGAGCAGCTGGCATTACTCCTGAAGACCGCGCAGGGAAGGGGATTCAAAACCTGCCTCTATACCGGCCTTGAACGCGTGAGTCCCGAAATTCAAACGCATCTTGATTATCTGAAAACAGGTCCCTGGAATCCACGTCTCGGTGGATTGGATCAACCGGGAACCAATCAACGATTCCTACGGCTCGACACAGGTGAAGTTCTTAATTCCCGATTCCATAGATGA
- the nrdD gene encoding anaerobic ribonucleoside-triphosphate reductase, with the protein MLKLSLPQIQNKVAFIQSYMSPENAASSSRFDANANVTSKNLATLEAELHKDISIQINRHLISQKIRELFDEETAAEYLRQIEDHEIYVHDETSLKPYCASVSLYPFLLHGLRPLGGESSAPQHLDSFCGSFINLVFALSSHFAGAIATVEFLMYFDHFAQKTLGSDYLVESPQIVRKKFEQIVYSINQPASARGYQSVFWNISIYDQHYFSHMFGDFYYPDGTQPSWESVERLQRFFMGWLNEERTRAVLTFPVVTAAMLIDASGPRDLEFARFCSQELSEGNSFFVYTSPRADSLSSCCRLRNEINDLTFSYTLGAGGIATGSINVITINMNRLIQDRRDLASEVQKIYRYQMAHDALIRDYRKAGLLPVYDAGFITLEKQYLTIGLNGLLEAAEAEGLTPGRNEAYIEFIQKHLKVIYDENRKASRTYGRLFNTELVPAENLGVKNAQWDRKDGYFVPRDCYNSYLYPVESEGVNAIDKFILHGHETCQYLDGGSALHLNLEEYLSAAQYMDLLRVAARTGCNYFCTNILITLCNECGHTDKRTHRACVRCGSGNVDHATRVIGYLKRVKSFSKARQKEHAERFYGHVRGL; encoded by the coding sequence ATGCTCAAGCTGTCCCTGCCCCAGATCCAGAATAAAGTGGCGTTCATTCAGTCCTATATGTCACCCGAGAACGCTGCCTCTTCGTCCCGATTTGATGCCAACGCGAATGTGACCAGCAAGAATCTTGCAACCCTGGAAGCCGAGCTGCATAAAGATATCAGCATCCAGATCAACCGGCATCTGATCAGCCAGAAGATTCGGGAACTATTTGACGAGGAAACGGCCGCGGAATATTTGCGGCAGATTGAAGATCATGAGATTTATGTTCATGATGAGACCTCTTTGAAACCTTACTGCGCTTCCGTCAGCCTTTACCCCTTCCTGCTGCATGGACTCAGGCCTTTGGGCGGAGAGTCGTCCGCGCCGCAGCATCTGGATAGTTTCTGTGGATCATTCATCAATCTCGTCTTCGCCCTGAGCTCGCACTTTGCTGGGGCTATCGCGACTGTGGAATTCCTGATGTATTTTGATCATTTTGCGCAGAAAACCCTGGGCTCTGACTATCTTGTGGAATCACCGCAGATCGTGCGCAAAAAATTCGAACAGATCGTCTACTCGATCAACCAGCCGGCCTCGGCGCGCGGATATCAGTCCGTCTTTTGGAATATTTCGATCTATGACCAGCATTATTTCTCGCATATGTTCGGCGATTTCTATTATCCAGACGGCACGCAACCTTCCTGGGAATCTGTGGAAAGGCTGCAAAGATTTTTCATGGGCTGGCTGAACGAAGAACGCACGCGCGCCGTGCTGACGTTTCCGGTCGTGACGGCTGCCATGCTCATCGACGCAAGCGGGCCCCGCGATCTGGAATTCGCCCGCTTTTGCAGTCAGGAGCTGAGCGAAGGCAACAGCTTCTTCGTTTACACGTCCCCCCGGGCCGACAGCCTTTCCAGCTGCTGCCGTCTGCGGAATGAAATCAATGACCTGACCTTCAGTTATACTTTGGGTGCGGGCGGCATCGCGACAGGGTCCATCAATGTGATCACGATCAACATGAATCGGCTCATTCAGGACCGCCGCGATCTGGCCAGCGAGGTCCAGAAGATTTATAGATACCAGATGGCTCATGACGCCTTGATCCGGGACTACCGGAAAGCGGGGCTGCTGCCCGTTTATGACGCTGGTTTTATCACGCTCGAAAAACAGTATCTGACGATCGGGTTGAATGGTCTCCTGGAAGCTGCGGAAGCCGAGGGTCTCACGCCCGGCCGTAACGAGGCTTATATCGAGTTCATTCAAAAGCATCTGAAGGTGATCTATGACGAGAATCGCAAGGCCTCCAGGACCTATGGGCGGCTCTTCAACACCGAGCTCGTCCCGGCCGAAAACCTGGGCGTGAAGAACGCCCAATGGGATCGCAAGGATGGCTATTTCGTGCCGCGCGACTGCTATAACTCCTATCTTTATCCCGTGGAGTCCGAGGGGGTGAACGCGATCGATAAATTCATCCTGCACGGCCATGAGACCTGCCAGTACCTGGACGGTGGCTCGGCGCTGCATTTGAATCTTGAAGAATACCTGTCCGCCGCGCAGTACATGGATCTTCTGCGCGTTGCGGCACGGACCGGCTGCAATTATTTCTGTACCAACATCCTGATCACGCTCTGCAATGAATGCGGTCATACCGATAAGCGAACCCATCGCGCGTGCGTGCGCTGTGGAAGCGGGAATGTGGATCACGCCACCCGGGTCATCGGTTATCTGAAGCGCGTGAAGAGTTTTTCAAAGGCTCGGCAGAAGGAGCATGCGGAACGGTTCTATGGGCACGTTCGCGGCTTATAG
- a CDS encoding response regulator: MTDKQQPTILVVEDDEYCRDLLDQILTMHGYAVKAAANGLEAWKLLQSLNPDLILLDMKMPVMNGWEFSRRLKEERDRTIPFVIISAAEDIRLRAQETGANGWLEKPFEMDDLLSVVDGFMKKAARG, from the coding sequence ATGACCGATAAACAGCAGCCAACCATTTTGGTTGTTGAAGATGATGAATACTGCAGGGATCTTCTGGATCAGATCCTGACCATGCATGGTTATGCGGTCAAGGCCGCGGCGAACGGCCTGGAAGCCTGGAAACTCCTGCAAAGCCTGAATCCGGACCTGATCCTTCTCGACATGAAAATGCCGGTGATGAACGGCTGGGAATTCAGCCGCCGCCTGAAAGAGGAGCGTGATCGCACCATCCCCTTTGTGATCATCTCGGCCGCAGAAGACATTCGGCTACGCGCCCAGGAAACAGGAGCCAACGGATGGCTGGAAAAGCCGTTTGAGATGGACGACCTTCTCTCGGTTGTCGATGGTTTTATGAAAAAAGCAGCCCGAGGCTAG
- a CDS encoding CBS domain-containing protein: MKISEMMTQETVLMSPETHCRRACEIMRDSDIGFIPVTDGDRILGAVTDRDIATRAIAQGLDPDSTPVREVMSREIVYIFEDQDELEAARLMQVKQIRRLVVLNRDKRLVGILSLSDLSSHARDHALAGEVLESMMDHGQHAQVPS; encoded by the coding sequence ATGAAGATCTCTGAAATGATGACCCAGGAAACTGTCTTGATGAGTCCGGAAACCCATTGCCGGCGCGCCTGTGAAATTATGCGCGACAGTGATATTGGCTTCATTCCTGTGACTGACGGTGATCGAATTCTAGGCGCCGTGACCGATCGCGATATTGCCACGCGTGCGATCGCGCAAGGGCTTGACCCGGACAGCACGCCCGTGCGCGAGGTGATGAGCCGCGAGATCGTCTATATCTTCGAAGATCAGGATGAACTGGAAGCCGCCCGCCTGATGCAGGTGAAACAAATTCGGCGGCTGGTGGTGCTGAATCGTGACAAGCGCCTTGTGGGTATTCTCTCGCTTTCTGATCTTTCCTCGCATGCCCGCGATCATGCTCTGGCCGGTGAGGTTCTGGAAAGCATGATGGATCATGGCCAGCATGCGCAGGTCCCCTCATGA
- a CDS encoding phytase — MRFIFGIACLVPMTLAAQVPVLDATTETAPIPAGFSDSDDAAVWAHPRDPKKSIILGTSKYDEGGQGGLGVYALDGQELQFFSGSKLNSVDILNNLAVATNRSDNALDLYRIQDGRVSFLKRAYLLDAQGQSFEPYGLCLAPGDDESVRIYLPTKTGVLYEYSLNKKKKLALKNTYDLAAVVTPEQDARMQSVVTKETIAEGEEEELEENLAERFILEGCVHDPRSGMLYIGMENLGIWRLKAKALELVIPVQGSWTDLDSWAKPGVPRVTDDIEGMDIVSHKGRSYLLFSSQGLSEFTLYDLDRLNWMGNFKIRLNAKDPVSLTDGLAIQGGNLGPRYPKGVLVVHDDENTDKDGNTQPANYKIVSLKKLWDIFAGGPAHDMGK; from the coding sequence ATGCGCTTTATTTTCGGTATCGCCTGTCTGGTCCCCATGACTTTGGCAGCTCAGGTTCCTGTTTTGGATGCCACCACGGAAACCGCGCCCATTCCCGCCGGCTTTTCGGATAGCGATGATGCTGCGGTTTGGGCTCATCCGAGAGATCCGAAGAAAAGCATCATACTCGGGACCAGCAAGTACGACGAAGGAGGGCAGGGCGGTTTAGGTGTTTACGCGCTCGATGGCCAGGAATTGCAGTTTTTTTCCGGCAGTAAACTCAATAGCGTCGATATCCTGAACAACCTCGCTGTGGCCACGAATCGAAGCGACAACGCGCTTGACCTTTATCGCATTCAGGACGGCCGCGTGAGCTTTCTGAAGCGCGCGTACCTGCTGGATGCCCAGGGACAATCGTTTGAGCCCTACGGGCTTTGCCTCGCTCCAGGTGATGATGAGAGCGTTCGGATTTACCTGCCGACCAAGACCGGCGTTCTCTATGAATACTCCCTGAACAAAAAGAAAAAGCTCGCTCTGAAAAACACCTATGACCTCGCGGCCGTGGTGACGCCGGAGCAGGACGCCCGAATGCAAAGCGTGGTGACCAAGGAAACCATAGCCGAAGGGGAAGAGGAGGAACTGGAAGAGAACCTTGCGGAACGCTTTATTCTGGAAGGCTGCGTGCATGATCCTCGCAGCGGCATGCTGTATATCGGCATGGAAAACCTTGGCATCTGGCGTTTGAAGGCGAAGGCGCTTGAGCTTGTCATTCCGGTCCAAGGCTCCTGGACGGACCTGGACAGCTGGGCCAAACCGGGCGTACCGCGAGTTACCGATGATATTGAAGGCATGGATATCGTCTCGCATAAGGGGCGCAGCTACCTCCTCTTTTCGAGCCAGGGTCTTTCGGAATTCACTCTCTATGATCTGGATCGATTGAATTGGATGGGGAATTTCAAGATCCGTCTGAATGCGAAGGATCCTGTAAGTCTGACCGATGGACTTGCCATCCAGGGCGGAAATCTTGGCCCGCGCTATCCGAAGGGTGTTCTTGTGGTTCATGATGATGAAAACACGGATAAGGACGGCAACACCCAGCCCGCCAACTATAAGATCGTGTCTCTGAAAAAGCTTTGGGATATATTCGCTGGCGGCCCCGCCCATGACATGGGAAAATGA
- a CDS encoding dipeptide epimerase, giving the protein MSAEHPVKAAVVSSTLYPMNIPIHVPFTISRESLPTAEIILVEIHSEHGLVGLGECAPFPSLTGDTMKSAAEVARGLLDEIHGCTTQKGFERLRKLKTEVITQSITAYVGVEGALWDLHARELGRPLTQLWGAGRQTQLETDITLPIMDPHAVQGFWDIYQSYGFGLIKIKVSGHVQDDLDMILELKHVAPAGMRFILDGNQGFTVANAEALVSRLKAIDVHPLFFEQPLPEDDVPGFVRLAQKLPIPICVDETVRSHKDLQRLLELGLKPIVNIKIMKSGIEDSLRIIALAQRAGCPLMIGGMLESEVAMGLSLQIACATEAVTYADLDTPFFFKERVCEDSPWHPCRAQLQLPPGVGHGLTRRV; this is encoded by the coding sequence GTGTCTGCCGAACATCCTGTGAAGGCCGCTGTGGTGTCCAGTACCCTTTATCCGATGAACATTCCCATCCATGTGCCCTTTACCATTTCCCGGGAAAGCCTGCCAACGGCAGAGATTATCCTGGTGGAAATTCATAGCGAACATGGACTGGTCGGCCTGGGGGAATGCGCGCCTTTCCCCTCGCTGACCGGCGATACGATGAAGTCCGCAGCGGAGGTCGCCCGTGGTCTTCTGGACGAAATTCATGGCTGCACCACGCAGAAAGGTTTTGAGCGCCTGCGTAAACTGAAAACGGAAGTGATCACGCAATCCATCACCGCCTATGTGGGTGTCGAGGGCGCGCTCTGGGATCTTCATGCGCGGGAGCTGGGTCGTCCTTTGACGCAGCTTTGGGGTGCGGGCCGGCAGACCCAACTTGAAACCGATATCACGCTGCCTATTATGGATCCGCATGCGGTCCAGGGTTTTTGGGACATTTATCAGTCCTATGGTTTTGGTTTGATCAAGATCAAAGTCTCGGGACATGTTCAGGATGATCTGGATATGATCCTGGAGCTGAAGCATGTGGCTCCTGCGGGCATGCGTTTCATCCTGGATGGCAATCAGGGTTTCACCGTCGCGAATGCGGAAGCCCTGGTGTCGCGACTGAAGGCGATCGACGTTCATCCGCTGTTTTTCGAACAGCCTTTGCCTGAAGATGATGTACCCGGTTTTGTGCGGCTGGCGCAGAAGCTGCCGATTCCCATCTGCGTGGATGAAACGGTGCGTTCGCATAAGGATCTGCAGAGGCTTTTGGAGCTGGGGCTGAAGCCCATCGTCAACATCAAGATCATGAAGTCAGGGATCGAAGACTCGCTTCGCATCATTGCTCTGGCACAGCGTGCGGGCTGCCCTTTGATGATAGGCGGCATGCTGGAAAGCGAGGTCGCGATGGGACTTTCGCTGCAGATCGCATGTGCGACGGAAGCTGTGACCTATGCGGATCTCGATACGCCTTTTTTCTTTAAAGAGCGGGTGTGTGAAGACAGTCCGTGGCACCCCTGCCGGGCCCAATTGCAGCTGCCGCCCGGAGTGGGTCATGGGCTGACGCGCAGGGTTTAG
- a CDS encoding TonB-dependent receptor plug domain-containing protein, with protein MSTAHAQGVEPVTKEADSTAVEKKAEKKSERIQVTGSRIKRTDVEGVSSVIQIDSEAIQKSGVSSVSELMQNLSVSIDGSYSSYSVEDKRGTVMNVNLRGLGPENTLVLLDGRRLPDEGGEGVVDLSVIPMAAVERIEVLKDSASAIYGSDATGGVINIITKKDFEGSAVFARGSKPSAGDGGVGTQFSYMSGVTKDNFRNLTVLGYQHTEPTFYRDREWTEKGLSIYAFPANLQTKGLPLQAHPNCADNPDKLTEEGRTLCAYNYGQTSAFSSEFTQISILNNFEYRINDSVSLFTSLRANRNTNSWNQAPNAGEFTIPQAIAASRVNELKLNQLGLTTVEGDVDVYYRGVPWGLRRFEEENTVIGGNVGIRGELGGSWEWQAVAGRSEGKKDQVNPTGFMLKSELVNAVATGEFNPFETNLADPSLANVVNRASYQPFVITETQMITYDLNTSGELFDMPGGTAALAVGVNRIEQDYKKTIDSQSENNNVFGVVNDQGDQGDRQVNAVYAELSLPVVKELELQAAVRHDQYSDFGGTTNPKFGFKYRPVDRVLFRGSAATGFKAPTLRQIYKGKSVGLDNLKDTILYAGQADIPTTTEVEIETAGNKDLQEETSLSYSFGVVADPFEGFSVGADFWYIKINDIVQDMDAQRVVDSIATGRTYDGVQVIRAGNTPDGRLERLVIPTMNLGESENTGVDTSAEYRFRAGATRASIGSEYSRKFYSRVVPFPGQPQEDVLGERGKPAWRMVNTGNVAVGNQSFLLRNNIIAKQTSALDPELDIGSFTTYDVQYAWSHPWNGSIAVGALNVFDTDFPRDNSERAGDDTRVKELYSPDGRVLYVNLNQVF; from the coding sequence ATGTCGACTGCGCACGCCCAAGGCGTCGAGCCAGTCACGAAAGAGGCGGATTCCACGGCTGTCGAGAAAAAGGCCGAGAAAAAGTCCGAACGTATCCAGGTTACCGGCTCCCGCATCAAGCGCACCGATGTGGAAGGCGTTTCGTCCGTCATACAAATCGATAGCGAGGCGATTCAGAAGTCCGGCGTCTCTTCTGTATCCGAACTGATGCAGAACCTGTCCGTATCGATTGACGGCTCCTACAGTTCCTACTCCGTTGAAGATAAGCGCGGCACCGTGATGAACGTGAACCTGCGCGGTCTTGGTCCTGAAAACACCCTCGTCCTCCTCGATGGCCGTCGTCTGCCGGACGAAGGCGGGGAAGGCGTCGTCGACCTTTCCGTCATTCCCATGGCTGCGGTCGAGCGTATCGAAGTGCTCAAAGATTCAGCATCCGCGATTTACGGTTCGGATGCGACCGGCGGTGTGATCAACATCATCACCAAAAAGGATTTCGAAGGCAGCGCAGTGTTCGCTCGCGGCAGCAAGCCTTCCGCAGGTGATGGCGGCGTCGGCACGCAGTTTTCCTATATGAGCGGCGTGACCAAGGATAACTTCCGTAACCTTACGGTCCTTGGATACCAGCACACCGAGCCCACGTTCTACCGCGATCGCGAGTGGACGGAAAAAGGCCTGAGCATCTATGCCTTCCCAGCGAACCTTCAGACCAAAGGCCTGCCGCTGCAAGCGCATCCCAACTGCGCGGATAACCCGGATAAACTCACGGAAGAAGGTCGGACGCTGTGCGCCTATAACTATGGCCAGACCAGTGCCTTCTCGTCGGAATTCACGCAGATCAGCATCCTGAATAACTTTGAATACCGCATCAACGATAGCGTGAGTCTTTTCACAAGCCTTCGCGCCAACCGCAACACCAACTCCTGGAACCAGGCTCCGAACGCCGGTGAGTTCACCATTCCCCAGGCGATCGCCGCCTCGCGGGTCAATGAGCTGAAACTCAATCAGCTGGGTCTGACGACAGTGGAAGGCGACGTCGATGTGTATTATCGCGGTGTGCCCTGGGGCCTGCGCCGCTTCGAAGAGGAAAACACCGTCATCGGCGGCAACGTCGGTATCCGTGGCGAACTCGGCGGAAGCTGGGAATGGCAAGCGGTTGCCGGTCGTTCGGAAGGCAAGAAGGATCAGGTGAACCCCACCGGCTTCATGCTGAAGAGCGAGCTGGTGAATGCGGTTGCGACGGGTGAATTCAATCCCTTCGAAACCAACCTTGCTGATCCCAGCCTTGCGAACGTCGTAAATCGTGCGAGTTATCAGCCTTTCGTGATCACGGAAACCCAGATGATCACCTATGACCTGAACACCTCGGGCGAACTCTTCGATATGCCCGGAGGCACAGCGGCCTTGGCTGTCGGCGTCAACCGCATCGAGCAGGATTACAAAAAAACCATTGATTCCCAATCGGAAAACAATAACGTCTTCGGCGTTGTGAACGATCAAGGTGATCAGGGCGATCGCCAGGTGAATGCTGTCTATGCGGAATTGAGTCTGCCGGTTGTGAAGGAACTGGAACTGCAGGCCGCTGTGCGCCATGACCAGTACAGCGACTTCGGGGGAACGACCAATCCCAAGTTCGGTTTCAAATACCGTCCCGTGGATCGCGTCCTCTTCCGCGGTAGCGCGGCCACAGGCTTCAAAGCCCCTACTCTGCGCCAGATCTATAAGGGCAAGTCGGTTGGCCTTGATAACCTGAAAGATACCATCCTTTACGCGGGTCAGGCCGATATTCCGACCACGACGGAAGTCGAGATTGAAACGGCAGGTAACAAGGATCTACAGGAAGAAACTTCCCTGTCCTACAGCTTCGGTGTCGTGGCCGATCCTTTCGAAGGCTTCTCGGTCGGCGCTGATTTCTGGTACATCAAGATCAATGACATCGTTCAGGATATGGACGCCCAGAGAGTGGTGGATTCGATCGCCACCGGCCGCACCTATGATGGCGTTCAGGTCATCCGCGCCGGCAACACGCCCGATGGCCGCCTGGAGCGCCTTGTGATCCCGACCATGAACCTCGGCGAATCGGAAAACACAGGCGTGGATACCAGCGCGGAATATCGCTTCCGTGCGGGCGCCACCCGCGCTTCGATCGGTTCGGAATACTCGCGGAAGTTCTATTCGCGCGTCGTTCCCTTCCCTGGTCAGCCTCAGGAAGACGTCCTGGGTGAACGCGGCAAACCCGCCTGGCGTATGGTGAATACCGGAAACGTGGCCGTGGGCAACCAAAGCTTCCTGCTCCGCAATAACATCATTGCGAAGCAGACATCGGCTCTGGATCCTGAACTTGATATCGGCAGCTTCACAACCTACGACGTGCAGTATGCCTGGAGCCATCCTTGGAATGGTTCGATCGCGGTCGGTGCTTTGAACGTGTTCGACACCGATTTCCCACGGGATAACAGTGAACGCGCCGGTGATGACACCCGCGTGAAGGAACTTTATTCTCCGGATGGACGCGTGCTTTACGTCAATCTCAATCAGGTCTTCTAA
- a CDS encoding acyl-CoA desaturase yields the protein MQVAAQQLGQAKTNTKQIDWVGSIPFIVMHVAALCAFFWEFDAKAFWLVFISYYIRMVAVTAGYHRYFSHRTYKTSRLMQFFIAFMAQTSAQKGALWWAANHRHHHKYSDTDKDLHSPEQHGFWWAQVGWIMSPSSVPTHWKWIQDFAKYPELVWLNKFHLVPPTIYAVAMWLVFGWSGLFWGFFFSTMLLFHGTFVINSLTHMFGRVRYRSGDGSRNSFLLALVTCGEGWHNNHHYYQSTANQGWFWWEIDLSYYVLKLGSWLGLVWDLRKPPAHVKAKTIASEAKDVAA from the coding sequence ATGCAAGTCGCCGCACAACAATTGGGGCAGGCAAAGACCAACACCAAGCAGATTGATTGGGTTGGCTCCATACCCTTTATCGTCATGCACGTCGCTGCATTGTGCGCATTTTTCTGGGAATTTGATGCCAAAGCATTTTGGCTTGTCTTTATTTCCTATTACATCCGCATGGTCGCAGTCACAGCCGGTTATCACCGGTATTTTTCACACAGGACCTATAAAACCTCGCGCCTGATGCAATTCTTCATTGCTTTCATGGCCCAGACTTCGGCCCAGAAGGGCGCTCTGTGGTGGGCGGCGAATCACCGTCACCATCACAAGTATTCGGATACGGACAAGGATCTGCACTCCCCCGAGCAGCATGGCTTCTGGTGGGCGCAGGTGGGTTGGATCATGAGCCCGAGCTCGGTTCCCACGCACTGGAAATGGATCCAGGACTTCGCCAAGTATCCTGAACTGGTTTGGCTGAATAAGTTCCACCTTGTTCCTCCGACGATTTACGCCGTTGCCATGTGGCTGGTCTTCGGGTGGTCAGGTCTCTTCTGGGGCTTCTTCTTTTCGACGATGCTCCTTTTCCATGGCACCTTTGTGATCAACTCGCTGACTCACATGTTCGGACGCGTGCGCTATCGCTCGGGCGACGGCAGCCGGAACAGCTTCCTGCTCGCTTTGGTGACCTGTGGTGAAGGCTGGCATAACAATCATCACTACTACCAGTCGACGGCTAACCAGGGCTGGTTCTGGTGGGAAATCGACCTGTCGTACTATGTGCTGAAACTTGGATCGTGGCTGGGTTTGGTCTGGGATCTGCGCAAGCCGCCCGCGCATGTCAAAGCCAAGACCATCGCATCGGAAGCGAAAGACGTCGCCGCCTGA
- a CDS encoding DUF3373 family protein: MKNILPLILLSAAGNVALAADDDLAKRVDALEMAGYSSTLKWSGFMENRYDQYTRKESGQKDVRLNISSNLVGIDFSSSPLPNVTIFGRLTYSNVYNNQGGTTVSNSEGRRYNSTLASFERLFLNYKVIEGLTLSAGRLPTLDGPPSHIYDGLPRQGSYPRQVYSTPLDGYAATYSYAFSQTQSLSARLVYTPLSQIDIANNASGEKTYNKNDVPGSTALQNSQVPLSSWMLDYNLTGSAIARDITAIYQGFQFKDYKASETWKFDYRVDAIYLEVQDIASIGLTAYASHIQTKFVNEGGLNIPIPGNPVIGGVGKAGELDATVKGKATIMGVHYQLPVEALKNPALGYETHSADKNSILFDFAARDPMAFYTQRGKGSHVYYSQPLNQAMKLRIGLMQTKPEYSRGYPVVINPATNTFQFEPTKVDFKETSVYASLRTDF, encoded by the coding sequence ATGAAAAATATTTTGCCCCTGATCCTTTTGAGCGCCGCAGGGAATGTGGCTTTGGCAGCGGACGATGATTTGGCGAAGCGGGTGGATGCGTTGGAAATGGCGGGTTATTCCAGCACTCTGAAATGGAGTGGTTTCATGGAAAACCGTTACGACCAATATACCCGGAAGGAGTCTGGCCAGAAAGATGTCAGACTCAATATCAGCAGCAATCTCGTGGGTATTGATTTCAGCTCTTCGCCCCTTCCGAACGTCACGATCTTTGGTCGTCTCACCTATTCCAACGTTTATAACAACCAGGGCGGGACCACCGTTTCCAACTCGGAAGGTCGCCGTTATAATTCAACCCTGGCCTCATTTGAACGTCTTTTCCTCAATTATAAAGTCATTGAGGGACTGACGCTTTCCGCGGGACGCCTCCCCACGCTGGACGGACCTCCTTCGCATATTTACGATGGTTTGCCACGGCAGGGATCTTATCCTCGCCAGGTTTATTCCACACCGCTGGATGGTTATGCGGCGACTTATTCCTACGCTTTTTCACAGACGCAAAGCCTCTCGGCGCGATTGGTTTACACACCGCTTTCGCAGATCGATATCGCCAATAATGCGTCTGGTGAGAAAACTTATAACAAAAACGACGTTCCCGGTTCAACCGCCCTTCAGAACAGTCAGGTTCCGCTGTCATCGTGGATGCTTGACTACAACCTGACTGGCAGCGCGATCGCACGCGACATCACAGCCATCTACCAGGGTTTTCAATTCAAGGACTACAAGGCTTCCGAGACTTGGAAATTCGATTACCGCGTCGACGCCATCTATCTTGAAGTCCAGGACATCGCCTCGATTGGCTTGACTGCTTATGCGTCGCACATCCAAACGAAGTTCGTCAACGAAGGAGGTCTTAATATACCGATCCCCGGCAACCCTGTTATCGGTGGAGTCGGCAAAGCCGGGGAGCTTGATGCCACTGTAAAAGGCAAGGCCACCATTATGGGAGTTCATTATCAACTCCCTGTTGAGGCTCTCAAGAATCCAGCCCTTGGTTACGAGACTCACAGCGCGGATAAGAATTCGATCCTCTTCGATTTTGCTGCGCGTGATCCTATGGCTTTCTATACCCAGCGTGGCAAGGGCAGCCATGTCTATTACAGCCAGCCTTTGAATCAAGCCATGAAGCTGCGCATTGGTCTCATGCAGACCAAACCAGAGTATAGCCGCGGCTATCCCGTGGTTATCAATCCTGCGACGAACACCTTCCAGTTTGAGCCCACCAAAGTGGATTTCAAAGAAACGAGCGTTTATGCGAGTTTGAGAACGGATTTCTAA